The following proteins come from a genomic window of Patescibacteria group bacterium:
- a CDS encoding acylphosphatase encodes MFDVKEIEARIIGKVQMVMFRDSIQRKARALGIKGEVENMDDLSVRIVAQGTEDSLNTLIEHLHKGPFLARVINVDVDWRDPEEKFSEFKIIY; translated from the coding sequence ATGTTTGATGTGAAGGAGATTGAGGCAAGAATCATAGGGAAGGTGCAGATGGTCATGTTCCGGGACTCGATACAGAGAAAGGCACGAGCGCTTGGAATAAAAGGTGAGGTAGAAAATATGGACGACCTGTCTGTTCGGATAGTGGCACAAGGTACCGAAGACTCACTTAATACTCTTATAGAACATCTACACAAAGGACCATTTCTTGCGCGAGTAATTAATGTTGATGTAGACTGGAGAGATCCCGAAGAGAAATTTAGTGAGTTTAAGATAATATATTAA
- the uppS gene encoding di-trans,poly-cis-decaprenylcistransferase produces MGKEQKKNKVPKCIGVIMDGNRRWAKEEGIAIFKGYSAGYEKLKEFIKWAKEAGVRNLIFFAFSTENWNRSKKEVAYLMDLFEKALVGELDEVKKENVRMKFIGQKERFSDKFQGMMKKTEEDTKNNTEGTIVLALSYCGRLDILSAVNYAINAGNKNITEEEFSKMLWTKDIPDPDIIIRTSGEKRLSGFLPWQGVYSELFFIDTYWPAFSKEEFLNILEEYSNRERRRGK; encoded by the coding sequence ATGGGTAAAGAACAAAAAAAGAATAAAGTTCCAAAATGTATCGGCGTGATTATGGACGGTAATCGCAGATGGGCGAAAGAAGAGGGAATAGCAATATTTAAAGGGTACAGTGCAGGATACGAGAAGCTAAAAGAATTTATCAAGTGGGCAAAAGAAGCAGGAGTTAGAAATCTTATATTTTTTGCATTTTCAACTGAAAATTGGAACAGATCAAAAAAAGAGGTGGCGTATCTTATGGATTTGTTTGAAAAAGCGCTTGTTGGTGAACTAGACGAAGTAAAAAAAGAAAATGTTCGTATGAAGTTTATCGGACAGAAAGAACGATTTTCCGATAAGTTTCAGGGTATGATGAAAAAAACTGAGGAAGACACCAAAAATAATACTGAAGGAACAATCGTCTTGGCACTTTCCTACTGTGGAAGATTAGACATACTCTCTGCGGTGAATTATGCGATCAATGCGGGAAATAAAAACATTACCGAAGAAGAATTCAGCAAAATGCTTTGGACGAAAGATATTCCTGACCCGGACATTATAATTCGCACCAGTGGTGAAAAAAGACTCTCTGGATTTCTACCATGGCAGGGTGTGTACAGCGAACTGTTTTTTATAGATACGTACTGGCCTGCATTTTCCAAAGAAGAATTTTTAAACATTCTTGAAGAGTATTCAAACAGAGAACGA